The following nucleotide sequence is from Glycine max cultivar Williams 82 chromosome 9, Glycine_max_v4.0, whole genome shotgun sequence.
tctctctttcatttccttttctttttcgcCATTCAATTTATTTACCCATCACCCATGCCACTTTAAGCCTCGTGTTTTTAGTTCACGACGAGCACGTTCATGTGCGTAttttttgttaagaaaaataagctTTACAAGTCTTAGTTTTGAGGTTGTTTGAACGGAAcggtgtttttcttcttcttcgagGAATTGTAGTGTCATATAGTATGTATTTATGTGGAACAATTCTCGGACACCTCAAATATTCTtaactgcatttttttttatcagccaaagttagttgttagtttttgCTAGAATGCTATtggtttttaaacttttatcaaGGTTTTTGGGAATTTCGTGACTGCAATTGTGGTCGCATTTGTCTGCAATTTCCTCCAATATCAAGGATCGCAATGAAACCACACAGTGACTGCAATTTAAATCGTTGTTTTTATCTGATATAGATGGGAATAGCatcaaaataagataaattatacTCCTCTGgtccttataaaaaataaggcACTTGTAACAGAATTACAGATGCCAATAATAATCGGTAAATTAGTTGGCCTTATATTAAGGACCAGAgggagtaatatatttttttttgggtcttGGGTCATATACCACAATTGTCCCCCAACCCACTGGGATTAGAGCCGCTTACTGTGCATGACTGACATTGACCCAAGGAAATGTTGCACACGGTGGGAATCGAAATCGAACACGAGTTCTTCCGCCAAATAGTTCCTATTCATGTGAACGCATCGGGTCTTACACCCCTTCGTCAATCGTTTGGGTTAGAGGGAGTAGTATATTATTACATGTGTGATGACTTATGCTAGCTTTTGAAACATTGATTCCTCTTTTGAGACAAAACTTTTGTTGTgctaattttgtaataatttcatATGTGGTATAACTTGAATTGTAATCAGGTTGTGttctataattttaaagattatctGTCCTTGCATACTCATGGTTTTGTAATTGTGTTGATGATTTTTATTGGCCAGTGGCATTCTAACTGTGTCATTCtacttgataaaatattttcattgacaGTAAGGCTGCAACCACAGCACTGATTGTGACCCTAGATGGGACTATGTACTTGGTGGATCAATTGGAGAGTGGTTCCACGAGAGTCATATGGTCGTTCTCGACAGGATTGCCAATCTACCAATCATATCAAGCACCAACTAAAAAGGATAATGGTAAAGAAAATGCATCTGCAGCACTGATGAGTGGGTTCATGGAATGCGGGGAAGGGAATGACTGGTCATTGTATATGCACGACAAGCACTTTGGTAAAATGGTATTTGTCTTGAGATATATCTGAGCATTGTGATTGTTGCGTTGTTGATGCTTAAGTGAAGGAACTTTGATGGGTGGTTTAAGACAAATTTCTTGAATTTAACTCTTGCTTGGAAGTTACCCTTATTCTTTATTGGACGTGGTTGAAAATTTTGCAAATATGCATTGACATTTTATGGGAATAAGGTAGAATGATAACTTATTTGAAGAATAGCATAAATGAATATATGCACTTTGCAAGTCATTTGCATGATGTATAAGTGTTTGGTTTGAGTGAAAGGTTCTGGACATTCTATGACTGACTAAGTGCTTAAAATcaccaaaatatattatatttgtgaTGCTTTATATTTCATCCCCtccccaaaataaataaataaatagagattGCTTTGTAACTTACCAATTACTGAATTCAAGAAGCAAATCAATACTTGCTTTTTGACAGAAATACTGCTAATTGTATGTGAGATAATTTCTTTTATGGTAGTTGAATATTGAGACTGAAATTTGTGAAATGCTCGAGTGTAGAAGCAATCAGCTggttgcatatatatatatatatatacaattctGAATTAATTACATATGTGGTTTTCAAGAAGCATAAATGCAAGAGATACCTTCTAAGTACATGGGAAAAGACCCCATGCATGGATCTAAAAAATTCATGAACTTAAACTTGAAATTGATCTATTCCCAATAGATCAATTTCCAAAAATGGTTTTGAGGGAGACTAAGATAGATCTCAGGTTGTTCTTGTGGCATGTTGGTTTTGAGACATGTTGTGGTTGTTCCAACTCTATATGTAGCTAAatgttttgttctttctttatcGCAGTCTCTTACCTATAACTACAAAAAACAAATTGAGAGATGATTTTATTGGTATCCtgcattatttaaatatttttctgccGTGGTTTATAATCTACAATTACTTATGCTAAAATTTCTTATGTTGATCAACAATGTAGGTTGTTCcttgtttctttttaattaaaaaagtatatttaatatGACCTATGGTGTTTTCAAAGTTATGTTTATCTAAGtgctgttattttttttatgaatactgAACTTGATTTTCTGTTGATTGGTTTGTCATATCTGCAGAGAATATCAGAATCTATTGCAGAATATGTAGCTCGTACACCTACATTTTCAGATGATGGAGCAGTAACACTTGGATCCAAAAGAAGCACTTTGTTTGAAGTTGATGCTAAAAGTGGATCAATCATTAAAATCCATGCGATGTCTGATTTTGATAATGCTTCTGCACCTTGTAGTGATGGAAAGCAGGGTGTCACAAATATCCTCAATGTAAAGAATAAGGACCTTGCTGATCCCATGAAGCTGAATTCACCTCAGCCGCTGCTTAAGATTTTTAGGACAGATTATTCTCTTAAATCTGTTGGTCCTAGCTCAGGAATGGTTTTGTGGACTATGGCAGTAGCTGAATTTGAGGCTGTATTATTATGCCAACATACATCTTTTGATCTAGAGGATGAGTATGCTTCTGACAGTAGCCTCAATTTTAGGATGCCATACCCATGTCAAGAGATAAACCAAGTCTTTCGCCTGAAAAAGAATTTCCGGTTTGAACCTTCACTAACTGAAAGACTACTTGTGGATTATCATGAAAATGATATGCTCTCGATGCCTAACTCAAAGCTAATGCTTCCTTCACAGCCAAATATTGATAGATTATTCAATGGTCATGATGATAATATGATGCTCCCTCAACCTCCTGTGGAGATTACAACACCAGGGGAAGTTTATCTGAACAGGACAAGTGAATGGCCAACTCCATTACCTCTTATATTGTTTACGGTCTTTCTTCTGGCCTTTTCACTCATCTATCCTCTAGTGATTGAGAACCAAGATATACTCAAGGACCAAGACAGTGAGTCTGAATTAAAAGGTTCACCtgctaagaaaaagaaaacacggAAATCAGGGAAGAAAAATGGCACTATCGATACAAGGGAAAAACACCTgtctccagagaatgaggatgTTCTGACACAAAAGGATAATGAGAGAGAAGTATGGAAGCATTTCAATCAAGGTGATGAAAGTGTTGATGGACGAAGAATTGgtaaattatttgtttcaaaTAAAGAGATTGCTAAGGGAAGCAACGGTACCATTGTCCTTGAGGGAATATATGAATGCCGGGTAGTTGCTGTTAAACGTCTTGTCAAGTCTCATCATGATGTAGCTTATAAAGAAATCCAAAATCTGATTGTGTCTgatcatcatccaaatattgttCGATGGCATGGAGTAGAGTATGATAGTGATTTTGTTTACCTTGCTTTGGAACGTTGTACATGCAATTTAGATGACTTGATTCAAATTTATTCAGATATGTCAGAAAACTTTGCGTTTAGGAAGGACCAAGGTTTCAGATGTTTGATAAAGTCCCAAATGGAGATGGAGAAGTATAATACACAATGTCTTTGGAAGGAAAACGGCTATCCATCTCCTCTATTACTAAAACTAATGAGGTTGGTGTTATGTCTTCTTGAATTGACTATTTATTAATAGACATatactatcatttttttatgatattagaTCTATGATTAGCTTTGATACCATCTTGAATTTGGGCTAGGCCTAACTCAATCCTGAAAGTTATCTCATGAGGTCAACGTTGCCCAAGCTTTTATAAGCTCTGCTATGGCCATATCTATAGTTGTTGTGGAATCTCAACGCATCCCCTCACTCCTAGATTGGACAAATGGAATGTGGAGATTGGAgaactgaatttttttattgcacTAGGAGAACTGCTAGGTCAGTTCTGACACAAACACCGGACACGACACCGCTAAtgtccaatatatatataaattcacaTTCTAGAAACAAAGTTGTTAAGCctaacaatttttatataataatgacCCTGATGGATAGAATACTAATAAACATTtcttaatagttaaaaaaatgctaCGAGCCTtgcaatatttataatataatttgtttttttttgtgatggGATTGTTTGGGAAGTCTTTAGCCAAGAATAAGTGTTGGCTCAGTCTCTTGACTTATGCTCAAACTGTGTTGGAGAGGTGTCCAAGCTGTGTCAAAAAGGTgtcttagtaaaaaaaatatttttttaacacggTTGAGGGGTGTCTGCCAAGTGTTGTGTTCAGAAAATGTCCAAAAAATACAGATGAGTTTGTGTTTCCTTGGTTACTAAAACTAATGAGGTTGGTATTATTTCTTCTTGATTTGACAATTTattccctcccccataccttcgcatagcgaagagcctctgggcaatggggtacgaagttttttttgaCAATTTATTAATAGACATAtactatcaatttttttatgatattagaTCTATGATTGGCTTTGATACCATCTTGAATTTGGGCTAGGCCTAACTCAATCCTAGAAGTTATTTCAATCCTAAAAGTTATCTTGAATTTGGGCTAGGCCTAACTCAATCTACTTTGGCCCAAGCCTTTATTAGCGCTCTAGTTTGGCCATATCTATAGTTGATGTATAATCTCTACACATCCCCTCACTCCTAGATTGGACATATGGAATGTGGAGATTGGAGAACTGAATTTTTTATTGCACTAGGAAAACTGCTAGGTCAGGTAAATTTTTGGATAGTTGAGGGTGACTCTAGATTAGAGCTATCATATTCTTTGATACAATTTTGAAATTGTGTTGAGCCTAACTCAATCCTA
It contains:
- the LOC100788389 gene encoding serine/threonine-protein kinase/endoribonuclease IRE1a isoform X3; the protein is MTGHCICTTSTLRISESIAEYVARTPTFSDDGAVTLGSKRSTLFEVDAKSGSIIKIHAMSDFDNASAPCSDGKQGVTNILNVKNKDLADPMKLNSPQPLLKIFRTDYSLKSVGPSSGMVLWTMAVAEFEAVLLCQHTSFDLEDEYASDSSLNFRMPYPCQEINQVFRLKKNFRFEPSLTERLLVDYHENDMLSMPNSKLMLPSQPNIDRLFNGHDDNMMLPQPPVEITTPGEVYLNRTSEWPTPLPLILFTVFLLAFSLIYPLVIENQDILKDQDSESELKGSPAKKKKTRKSGKKNGTIDTREKHLSPENEDVLTQKDNEREVWKHFNQGDESVDGRRIGKLFVSNKEIAKGSNGTIVLEGIYECRVVAVKRLVKSHHDVAYKEIQNLIVSDHHPNIVRWHGVEYDSDFVYLALERCTCNLDDLIQIYSDMSENFAFRKDQGFRCLIKSQMEMEKYNTQCLWKENGYPSPLLLKLMRDIVSGVVHLHELGMIHRDLKPQNVLIIKERSLCAKLSDMGISKCLLENMSSLGNNATGGGSSGWQAPEQLVRGRQTRAVDIFSLGCVLFFCITGGRHPFGERIERDINILKNQMDLFLLEFIPEAKDLISCLLNPNPDLRPKATEVLYHPFFWSSEMRLSFLRDTSDRVELENRETNSDLLVTLESVATVALGGKWDERMEPTFIANIGHYRRYNFNSVRDLLRVMRNKLNHYRELPREIQELVGPVPEGFFNYFASRYPRLLIEVYKVILQYCKEEECFQRYFKNVD
- the LOC100788389 gene encoding serine/threonine-protein kinase/endoribonuclease IRE1a isoform X2; this encodes MGLCTWWINWRVVPRESYGRSRQDCQSTNHIKHQLKRIMRISESIAEYVARTPTFSDDGAVTLGSKRSTLFEVDAKSGSIIKIHAMSDFDNASAPCSDGKQGVTNILNVKNKDLADPMKLNSPQPLLKIFRTDYSLKSVGPSSGMVLWTMAVAEFEAVLLCQHTSFDLEDEYASDSSLNFRMPYPCQEINQVFRLKKNFRFEPSLTERLLVDYHENDMLSMPNSKLMLPSQPNIDRLFNGHDDNMMLPQPPVEITTPGEVYLNRTSEWPTPLPLILFTVFLLAFSLIYPLVIENQDILKDQDSESELKGSPAKKKKTRKSGKKNGTIDTREKHLSPENEDVLTQKDNEREVWKHFNQGDESVDGRRIGKLFVSNKEIAKGSNGTIVLEGIYECRVVAVKRLVKSHHDVAYKEIQNLIVSDHHPNIVRWHGVEYDSDFVYLALERCTCNLDDLIQIYSDMSENFAFRKDQGFRCLIKSQMEMEKYNTQCLWKENGYPSPLLLKLMRDIVSGVVHLHELGMIHRDLKPQNVLIIKERSLCAKLSDMGISKCLLENMSSLGNNATGGGSSGWQAPEQLVRGRQTRAVDIFSLGCVLFFCITGGRHPFGERIERDINILKNQMDLFLLEFIPEAKDLISCLLNPNPDLRPKATEVLYHPFFWSSEMRLSFLRDTSDRVELENRETNSDLLVTLESVATVALGGKWDERMEPTFIANIGHYRRYNFNSVRDLLRVMRNKLNHYRELPREIQELVGPVPEGFFNYFASRYPRLLIEVYKVILQYCKEEECFQRYFKNVD
- the LOC100788389 gene encoding serine/threonine-protein kinase/endoribonuclease IRE1a isoform X1, with the protein product MKFLPFLISFLFASLIATSGTPHPNEERLNIHSALHHRPASRSLLSLPPKAATTALIVTLDGTMYLVDQLESGSTRVIWSFSTGLPIYQSYQAPTKKDNGKENASAALMSGFMECGEGNDWSLYMHDKHFGKMRISESIAEYVARTPTFSDDGAVTLGSKRSTLFEVDAKSGSIIKIHAMSDFDNASAPCSDGKQGVTNILNVKNKDLADPMKLNSPQPLLKIFRTDYSLKSVGPSSGMVLWTMAVAEFEAVLLCQHTSFDLEDEYASDSSLNFRMPYPCQEINQVFRLKKNFRFEPSLTERLLVDYHENDMLSMPNSKLMLPSQPNIDRLFNGHDDNMMLPQPPVEITTPGEVYLNRTSEWPTPLPLILFTVFLLAFSLIYPLVIENQDILKDQDSESELKGSPAKKKKTRKSGKKNGTIDTREKHLSPENEDVLTQKDNEREVWKHFNQGDESVDGRRIGKLFVSNKEIAKGSNGTIVLEGIYECRVVAVKRLVKSHHDVAYKEIQNLIVSDHHPNIVRWHGVEYDSDFVYLALERCTCNLDDLIQIYSDMSENFAFRKDQGFRCLIKSQMEMEKYNTQCLWKENGYPSPLLLKLMRDIVSGVVHLHELGMIHRDLKPQNVLIIKERSLCAKLSDMGISKCLLENMSSLGNNATGGGSSGWQAPEQLVRGRQTRAVDIFSLGCVLFFCITGGRHPFGERIERDINILKNQMDLFLLEFIPEAKDLISCLLNPNPDLRPKATEVLYHPFFWSSEMRLSFLRDTSDRVELENRETNSDLLVTLESVATVALGGKWDERMEPTFIANIGHYRRYNFNSVRDLLRVMRNKLNHYRELPREIQELVGPVPEGFFNYFASRYPRLLIEVYKVILQYCKEEECFQRYFKNVD